AAATCTTATTACTAACTACTTCACCGTCTACTTTACTTACTACAATATAAGCCACATTCCCATGAGTGTATTGAACTTCATGAAAACTTCCATCTATTGCTGAAAATGTGAAATTCCATTCACCATATTTACCTTTGATCAAATTAATAATTGTGGTAAAAACTCCATTAGAGCTCATTACAGATAGTCTCCTACCTACAATTAAGGTATTGATAGCTAAAAAACTTAGAGAATTAGGAATGAGCCAAAACAGAATTGCAAGTTTACTCGGTGTTACTCAGCCAGCTGTAAAGCAATACCTTGATGAAAATGACAAGGAACAATATGAGAAACTAAAGGAAATGGGATTACAAGAAGAAGAAATAAATAATATAATAGAAGATTTAGTAGAATTATTGAACAATGGGGATGTTAAAAGTGCTATGTATTACATTACTGATGTTGGATTAAAATATTTATCAGAATTAAGATTCTGTAAATTCCATAAAGAGAAAGATAAGTATATTCCTTCTGATTGCGATATTTGTAGATATATTTATAGACAAAATGAAGAGGAGAGAATGGAAATTGCATTAAGTATGTTACAAAATGAATTAATTACTCCATTAATCCCAGAGGTTTTAAGTAACATAGCTTTTGCAAGAAAGAATCCTAAAGGAATAAACGATATTTTGGCCGTTGAAGGAAGAATTACTAAAGTTAAAGGATTACCAACTCCTGTATCTAATCCTTCCTGGGGAGCAAGCAAGCATTTAGCTACTATTTTATTGAAGGTTGTTCATAAAGATGCAAGTATAAGGTCTGTTATGAATATAAAATATGATGAGAAAATTGATAAGGCTTTAAAACTTTTAGGCTTTAAAACTGCTTATGTAGGTCCTAGCGATGATAATGATGATGAAAGTATTTCAAATTTAATTTTTTCAGCATTTAGTGAGGGAATTGATTGCATAGTTCACTTAGGAGGAAAGGGATTGGAACCAATAACTTATATATTTGGTAAGGATCCAGTTGAAGTAGTAAAAAAGGTTATAGAAATTGGTAAAAAATACAGAGAGTTAACCGAAAATTAATTAGGAGTAAGTAATACTAAATCTGTTTTACAAATTATTTAATTACCTCCTTTTCGATTTATTCTTATGTCTCGACTTCAAGAGGTAATAAAGAGACTTGAAGAAGTAGAAAAAATTATTAAAGATGCAAAAATAAATGAAGAGGATAAGGAGTACATAGAAAAAATTCTTTTAAAGAATATGAACATTGAAGCAGAAATATATACAAAGTATTTAAAGAGTAATAAATAATAATATTTTTGTGAGATATGAAGCATTCATTGATATACTGAGTGGAGATAAAAGATTTTTAAGTAGTAGTGGAGATGTTGTTGGAATAACTGAAGAACTAAGAAAATTAATAGAACAAAACGGTATTAATCTAATCACATTTTCTGATTTTATAGTTGAATACTTGAAAGAAAACCAATCTCTTTTAACTATTCATGTTACTGGAAAGCCTTTTTCAATATTATGTCCAAACATTGGTGTATTTCTTCAAATATGGATAACTGATGCCGAAAAATCAACTCAACATTTCTTAGCTATTGTAAACTACTCCGGCAATGTACAAATTTCCATTTCTAAACCAGAACTTTTTGACAGAGTGATATTTGATATTATGAAAAAGAGCATAGAATATTTAGACTGTTTAAGGGTAGAAATGCCTTTCCTTTATAGATTTATAATTTTTGAGTTATTTAATTCGTTTAGAAAGCTTTCAAAGATAAAATTTGAAGGGATAGTTGATAAAAATATTGTTTTAGCTGATTATAAAGATAGAGGCCTAATTTGGGAAATAGACTCTACTACTATTGATTATACAAACTCAATTTCGAAAAAAATTTTATCTCCATATTAACTATTTAAATAGTGAGAATTTGAGTTACATTGACTATTTAGAGTGGAGATTTCGAAATTTAAATGAAGGCTTATCCTTTCTTTTGGCAATACTCTCTTTATCAGTTGCCTTTATAGGACCTATTTACATTTCGGTTAACCCAATAATAGGAGTTTTAATACCAATTATAACAGCAACAACAGCAATAGTTCCACATGAAATAGCACATAGACAATCAGCAAGAAATTACGGTTGCGCATCTAGGTTCATTCTTAGCTTCAAAGGTTTTATAGTAACTCTTTTAATAAATTTAATAAGCGGTATTACTGGATTTGGCTTTCTTGTATTTGTAGCAGGTTATACTGGAATATTTTGCAGATTTGGTGGCATGTCAAAAGAAGTTGAAGGAAAGACTGCCTTTGCTGGGCCAGCTACTAATTTAGTTCTAGCTATTCTTGCCCTTCTTATAATTTCCTTTGTTCCCTTGCCTAACCTTTTTCTTAAATATTTGTTCGCTGAAATTTTCGAATTTAATAGTTATGTAGCTTTCTTTAATCTTATACCAATACCACCATTAGATGGACAAAAGGTATTAAGATGGAATCCAGCAGTTTGGGGATTAGCATTGGTATTCTCACTTATATTAACCTTTATACCTTATTATATAATATGAAATCTACTGTAGTTTTAATAATTTCAATAACCATTGGTTATATTATTGGGCAAATATTATCACTTCAGAGCTCTTTTTTGCTTTACTACCTCATTCAGATTAATTATCTGATACTAAAATATGGATTTTACTGGCAATTACTCACTTCTATTTTTATAACTCCTAGCTTCTTTGATTGGGCATTTAATGCTATTGCCCTATACTTTATTTATTGGCTCTACAAAAGCCAAGCTGGAAAATTAGAATATTTAGTATTTCTTCTTTCTGGTATAGTTGGGAATCTTTTCTCTTTATTTCTTTACTCACCTTTAACGGCCTCAGCAGGAGCTTCTGGAGGAATATTTGGATTATTTGCTTATTATGCTGTAAGCGATTATCTTAAAGATAAGCAAGTAAACAAGATAGCCATAATTCTCTTATTAGCTGTTTTCATTATGAGTGATACTCTTCCATTTTTTGATGTAGATATATGGGCACATACTGGTGGTATATTGACTGGGGTATTACTTTCGTTATTGCTTTTTAAAATATATGAGACAAGAAGAACAGTGTGAACATAGTAGAGGAAGTCCTTCTAATAATTGGTCTATTAATGTTCCCTTACGGAGTTTATGAAATATGGAAAGGAAGCGGAGATAGACAAACTAAGTTAATAATTATTGGAATTTCAGTAGTACTTTATTTAGTGGAGACTATTTTAGCATTGAGATAAATATTTTACAAGTGATAATAATTATTACTGGAACTCCAGGAACAGGTAAAAGCACGATAGTGGACTTACTCTCTAAAACATTAGGCTATGAAAAACTTCATGTTTCTTCCTTTTTAATTCAAAACAAAGTTTTTTCCGAATATGATGAATTACATCAAAGTTACATTATTGATGAAGAAAAGGCTATACAACTTCTAGATGAATATATAAAAGCTAGAAATATTGTTATCGAAACAATTTATCCTTCTTTAATTTCTCATGCAGATAAAGTAATAGTTTTAAGAAAAGACCCTAGGCTCCTTTATGAAGAATTAAGAAAAAGAGGATGGAATGAGTTAAAGGTTGCTGAAAACGTCATGGCAGAAATTTTAGGTGTAATAAGTAGCGAGGCTAAAGAATATTTTACAAAAGTTTGCGAAATTAACGTAACTAACCGAAAGCCTGAAGAAGTAGTAGAGCGCGTTTTAAAAGAGCAATGTGAAGAGATCGATTGGTTATCTATAGAGGAGATAGGTGATTTATTAATCTCATTAGATAAGATTATTAGCTCTTATGAAGATAGTATAAGTGATGAGTAGTAATAATCCATTCAGAATATCATCACCACAACCATCCTCAAGGCAACCGAGAGATTTAAGAAAAGTTAATCAACAAATTCAAGCTGCAGATTTAAAAATACAAATGAAAATGAAAATGGTAAAATATAAAATAGCTGTTTTGAGCGGAAAAGGAGGAGTAGGCAAGTCTTTTGTATCCTCAAATCTGGCTATGGCCTTAGCAGCTGCAGGAAGAAGTGTTGGAATTGTTGACGTGGATTTTCATGGTCCATCAGTACCAAAAATGCTTGGAGTTAGAGGACAATATTTGACTGCAGATGATAAAGGAGGAATTAACCCAGTAGTTGGTCCTTTTGGGATTAAAGTTGTTTCAATTGATTTTCTCTTACCAAGAGATGATACTCCAGTTGTATGGAGAGGGGCAATAAAGCATACAGCTATTAAACAGTTTTTAGGTGACGTTAATTGGGGAGAATTAGATTATTTAGTTATTGATATGCCACCAGGTACTGGAGATGAAGCTTTGTCTGTAGCACAACTAGTTCCCAATTTAACTGGAATGGTTATTGTAACTATACCTTCTGAAGTTTCTACTCTCGCCGTTAAGAAATCTATTAATTTCGCGAAAACAATAAATGCTAAAATCTTAGGTGTGATAGAAAATATGAGTTACTTCATTTGCCCTTCTGATGGTAAACCATATTACATTTTTGGTGAAGGAAAAGGAAAGCAAATGGCTGAAGAAATGGGAGTACCATTATTAGGCCAAATACCCTTAGATCCTATTGTCGCTCAGGCTAATGATTTAGGTGAACCATTCTTCTTAAAATATCCAGATAATCCGGCCTCAAAAGAATTTATGAAAATTGCTGATCAAATTATTCATATTATTGAGAACTCTAACCAATAGCAATAGAAAATAAAAACTTCTTCTTTTCATAATCTGGCTCTTTCTTTACTTTTCCTTCCCTCACTAAATCAGCTAATGCTTCCCTAAATTCTACCATATCGAACTCTAATCCTTTTTCTAATAGTATGTCTCTTATTTCAGTAGATGTTTTAGGACCTTCTTTACTTAATAAATCTATAATAACTTTTTTTAATTCATCCTTATTCATGTTTAGTATAATACAATACGAATAAAGTATAAAAAAGTTATTAGTCAGAATAGTAGTTAAATTTAAAAAATAGTTTATTTAATATTAAAGATGATAGGTGGTATAAAATGAGTATTGAAATTACTGAAAAAAGCGTAATTTTCAAAAGGTTCCTTGCTGTTGCTTATGGGCTTTCTGAGGCCGAAATTGAAGCTTTTCTGAAAATAATGGAGAGTAAAGAAGGAAAGAATGTTGATACAATTTCTAGTGAATTAGGAATTAGCAAAAGTAGAGCGAGTTTAATTCTTAAAAAACTTTCAGATGCGGGACTAATTGAAAAAGAGAAAAGTGGTAATAATAAAGGAGGAAGACCAAAGTTCATGTATTATGTTAACAGAGATGAAATAAGAGCCAAATTAGAGAAAAAAGCTAATGAATTATGTAATGAATTAAAACAGCTTATATCCTCTCTGAGCTAAATACTTCTTTAAAAATGGAGTTTCTTCTATTTTCTCCTTAGTTAAATATTCAAGGTAAATTCCTTTAGGTTTTTCTCTTGATCTTTTTGTATATATAACTTTAGTCGGAGTAGTTATTATATCAACTGGTACATCATAAGGCTCAGCAGGAATAAAATCAACAATTTGAACATCATGAACAGTAGTAGCAATAGGAGTATACTCATCAACTTTACCTAATTCTCTTAATATAGCAAACTCTAATTCACTATATCCTTCCCCCTTTCCAACTCTATCCCCAGTTAAAGTAACTGCTACAGATCCAGCAACTATCAAATCAACTTTTGGTATAGAGTATAAGTCGACAACTTCTCCGTACTTGAAAAATCCACTTATTTTTGTTGCGTCTTTAATGTTGTCAATTTTATTAGGATCTAACAAATAAAATTCTCCTTTTAACCTAGGGGTTGGAACAATAAGTAACTTACCACTCTTTAATACTAACTCTCTGACTGGTCTTTGAGGAGAATCTGGATTTACTTTAACTATTTTTGCCTTTGTAAATTCTTTAGTCTCGGCTAGTTTTCTTGCAGCTTCATCTGCTCCTTTAAAGTTAGGAATTCTACTAAAAACAGGTCTAGGAAAAGAAGCAATATTGGTTTCTTCAAGTAATTTCCAAATCTTTTCCCTTATTTCAGATTTTGATTGCATGAATACCTTGGTATAATATATAAATACCGAAAGCTAAAAGCACTACGAATGAGAACATTTTAACAGCAACTACGTAATTCTCTCCAATTTTATTAATTAACTTTGGAAATAAAAATATCCAAATTATTATTCCAGTAAAGAATCCTGGAGCTATAAAAATCGAAAACTGTTGAAGCATAGGAATTCCAAAAGCTATCCACCAACTAATCTGATATGGATTTACTAAAGCAGTAGTTAGTCCTTTTATATAACTCCCCTTAATAGTAGTTTTAAATCCTTTAATCTTTAAAACACCATAAGCCAAATATAACATATAAGCTCCTCCTATAAAATAGAATATTACTAAAATAGATTGAGGAATTAAACTTTTAAAAAAGAGAGATACCCAGAAAAATATAAAATCAGCTGTCATTGCTCCAGCTCCAACTGCAGTTCCATGAAAAGATGACTTTACTGACTCATGAGCCATCATTGCATTAATTGGACCAGGAGGAGCAGCTATTGATAACCCCATTATTATACCAAGTGCATAATCATAAAAAATATTCATTGCATATTTAAGTCTTTTATCAATTTTTTAAATCTTAAGGCATCGTCAAAAGAGTAGATATTGTTAAATAAAACATATACATCTTCTTTTTCTTGCATTACAATTTCAGCTAGTTTTTTCAGATCTTCATCAGTATATTTATATGAGTAGTTCACTTCACCTTTTCCTATTCCATGAAGCCTATAATATTTCTTTTTAGTAAGTGAGATATGTCTAAAAGGATCAACAACATGAATAATATTTAATTCACTAAATATTTTTGATAACAAATCACCCTTATACCATTCCTCTCCTCGAGGCTCCCAACCGTAAATGAAGGAAGGATCAGTAGAGCTAAAGAAATTTTTCAAATTTTTTACATTTTCTTCAGTAGGCAAAAAGGAAGAAGGGGTTTGAAATATTATAACTTTAGCGTTAAGTATTTTTGCTTCTTTTAAGGTGACTTCGTAAGCTTCAAAAACCTCTTTCGTTGGTTTGAAAAAACCGAAATTCTCTTTATTACCAAAATCGCTCTTCATCTTCTTATATGTAGTTCTGTTATATTCATGAGTTATAACTTGTAAAGCTTTTATAGTAAATTCTATATTTTTGCCTTGTTTTCTCCATTTATTTAATGTCTCTTCACTTACAACATCATAAAAAGTTTGTTGAACTTCAACAACATCAAAATAATTGAAATGCTTATAAGTAAATCCACAAGTTCCAATCTTTATCATAACTGAATATGGAAAAAAGTTTATTTTTAAGCTTTAAGTGATTTTAAAATGTGACTGAAAAAGAAGTTATAGAAAGAATTGTCGAAATGTATAATTCCGGCCGTACTATCAGAGAAATCTCAAATGAGTTAAAGATGAGTTACGGAAAAGTGAGGAATATATTAATTAAAGAGGGAGTAAGGATGAGAAATAAAGTCCCAAAGGAAACTGTGGAAAAAATAATAGAACTAGCAAAACAAGGATATAGTGCAAGAAAAATCAGCAAAGAACTAAACATGAATGAAACTACAGTACTCAGAATCTTAAAAGAACATAACTTAGGTAAAAGAATAAAAAGAATTACCAAAGAAGAAATAGAAGAAATCCTGAGAATGTATAGAGAAAATAAATCAATCTACGAAATCGCAAAGAAATTAAACAGATCTACGAATCTGATAGTTTATTATCTCAAAAAATATAAAGCTATTCGTGAATCTTCTTCCACATCTCCCTAGCTAATTCTCCCTCGTATTTAAAGACATTAACCAATTTCTTTGCCTCTTCTCTTTTTTGCCTATGTTGTTCAAGGAAGTCATTAAGTTTTTCAATTAGTATTTGCTTTAACTCTCCACTCAATAGTGCACCGGATCTATAGTCCTCTTCTATCTTCTTTATTTTATTATCATCTGGCTCGAAGAACATATATAACCATTGAAAAGACACATCAATATCTGGGTTTCCACCATATTTTCTGTGTAACTCTATTGTGGGTTGACCGCCAGAAAAAGCATACTTCATTATTTTCCTTTCAACAGTCTTCGGATCATCAGTTAAATATATTGCAGTCTCCGGTTGCGAAGAGCTCATTTTACCCTCTGGGCCAGTTAAAGGAGGAATAAATTTGCTATGAATTTGTGCTGCTTTGTAATATCCAAGGCTTTCAGCAATATCCCTTTGTAGCCTCCAATAGGGATCTTGATCAATACCAGCTGGTATTAAACATCTTTTCTTTTCAAACATAGTTGGAGCTATTTGTAATGCTGGATACCATATAATTCCTATATTTGAAGAAGTATCTAAACCAAAAGTAGCTCTCACTTCTGAAAAAGTTAATTTTTTAGCAATTTTTATAGCTATAGGATACATATTTCTTATGTATTCAGTATCTTGAAAAATGAAGGTTTTGTCTGGGTTAAATCCTACTGCTATTATATCTAAAATGTTATCATAAGCCCATTGCCTAGTTTGATCCAATGTATATTCTGGGTTTCTCATGAATTTTTCATCATCAGTAACTTCTATATATAAATTCACATTAAATTTATCTTGTAACCATTTTGTGAAAATAAAAGGAATAAGATGACCGATATGCATACCTAATGAAGGGGCTCTACCAGTATATAAAAAGAATCCTTTTCCTTCCTGATAATCTTTCAAAATTAGATCTAAATCTCTATGAGAGAAGAAAACATCCCTTCTTAACATAACATGTAATTCATCATGTATTAAGTTCTTTATTTTCTCCTTTAATTCTGGAGTTATTTTTTGAGTACCAAATTGGACAATTAGCTTATCATAATCAACTTTTCCTTTTACTTCCCAAGGAGTTACATTAAAATCTTGAGCCATAATATAAAAAAGAAAAATGAGAAATTTAAAAATGTGGGAAGAAAGTTTATGATTTTTGAGAGGAGGCCAATCCTCCAGCTGGTAGCTCTGGGAATTGCTCCTTCATCTTCTGTTCTGCTATCATTGATGCTTCTTCTAAGATCTTTCTTGCTTCTGGAGAAGATGTTACACCCACTCCTCCAACACCACTGAATTCTCCAGCTTCTATTACAACTTCTTGTAAACTATCACCTAATTCACCAAGTTCAATTGATAATTCTGGCATTACTCCCTTTAGTGCAGTCTTTAACTCACTAATTACTCCCATTACTGGTATTAAGTTTACGTAAATGTCACCTAATTCACCAACAGTTTCAAGTCTTAATTCTACTTGCTCTAATGCAATCTGTGTAGTTATTAACTGCTTAGTTATTTTTCTTATTTCAGCAACTTCATTAGCATACATTGCTGCTCTTGTATGATCTTTACTCATTTGTGCCTCTACAACTCTTTCGAACAATGTCCTATCTCTTTCTTGCATTTTAGCAATGTAAGAGTCTAATCTACTTATCATTGACCTAATCTTATATTGAGCTTGAATTAACCTATATTTTAAGGGCTCTTTACTCTTTGGTATTTTTACTTTTTCGTTTCCAGCCCATATCTTTTGGAAGTCTTCTTTTCCTAACATGGGCAATTTATATCTTGGCACGTTAGTCTTATAAAGCGGTTTTACCCGTAATATAGGTTTAAAAATAAGGGTAACCAATAAAATATTTAGTATGCCAACCTTTAGTGAAGATCCAGATGTTGATATACTTATTACTGATAACCTTTTAAAAGTATTAGTTGACCTTAGAGGAAGGAACATAAAAACAGAAAACTTATTAGTTAAGGCTGATAATCAAGGGATTTATCTTTTCGATAAAGAGAATAATAACGTAATAAAAGTAATCAAATTACCAAGTCAAGTTGATCCTAACTCAGTATCATTTTCTGAGAATTTTGGTACTTACATAATTACGCTTAAAAAATCCTTATGAAATATTATAGTATGGTTGAAAAGTTATACTTAACTGATTGTTATATTAAGGAATTTAAAGCAAAAATAACCAAGATTGAAGGAAATCTCGTATTCCTTGATAAGACAGCCTTCTACCCTGGTGGCGGAGGAGTAGAAAATGATAAAGGTTTCTTATCATTTAATGGTGGAAAAGTAGAAGTTACAAACGTAAAAGAAGTTGACAACGATGTTGCTCATGAAGTCTCATCAATTCCATTCAAAGTTGGTGATGAGATTACTGGAATAATAGATTGGGGAAGAAGATATAAAATGATGAGATTACATACAGCCTCTCACATAATAGCTTCAATAGCGTATTCTAAGTATAATGCTAAAGTAACTGGAGGAAATATTTCGCCAGAGTATGCCAAAGATGACTTTGACGTTGATGATAAAAACAAGCTTCTTGAGATAGTGAAAGAGGCTAACGAAATCGCTAAAAAGAGTATACCAGTGAAAATATACTTTTTAAAAAGAGAAGAAGCATTAAAAATACCTGGAATTGTGAAGTTAGCTGAGAAGATGCCACCAAATATTGACTTATGGAGAATTGTCGAAATAGAAGGAATTGATATCCAAGCAGATGGAGGACCACATGTCTCTAACACTTCTGAAATAGGGGAAATAGTTCCAATAAAGGTTGAAAATAGGGGAAAAGGAAAGAAGAGAATTTATTATACTGTAAAACCTTAATCTAACCCCAAACGTATTTTATACTTAAGACAAATCTAACCCCAAAGCCTCCAATTATTCCTAGGAAGTTAATTGCTGCTAGATAAATTGAGGATAAATGTAAAGTTGAGAAAAATAATAGGAAGAGTAATTGAGTAATATTACCATAATGAATTAGTAATACAACTAGCCCTATAACTATTACATATTGAACTATACCACCTACTAAAGAAGACACGTGAAATTTCCACATTCTAGTTACAATCTTTCCTTTTCTCATTTCACGGAAAGTCCATACATCATTAAGTATAAAGTTGAAAAGTATTGAGACTTCAATAGCTAAAGCCAAAGATATAGCAATAGGTAT
The nucleotide sequence above comes from Sulfurisphaera javensis. Encoded proteins:
- a CDS encoding thiamine-phosphate synthase family protein; its protein translation is MVKTPLELITDSLLPTIKVLIAKKLRELGMSQNRIASLLGVTQPAVKQYLDENDKEQYEKLKEMGLQEEEINNIIEDLVELLNNGDVKSAMYYITDVGLKYLSELRFCKFHKEKDKYIPSDCDICRYIYRQNEEERMEIALSMLQNELITPLIPEVLSNIAFARKNPKGINDILAVEGRITKVKGLPTPVSNPSWGASKHLATILLKVVHKDASIRSVMNIKYDEKIDKALKLLGFKTAYVGPSDDNDDESISNLIFSAFSEGIDCIVHLGGKGLEPITYIFGKDPVEVVKKVIEIGKKYRELTEN
- a CDS encoding peptidase M50, yielding MSYIDYLEWRFRNLNEGLSFLLAILSLSVAFIGPIYISVNPIIGVLIPIITATTAIVPHEIAHRQSARNYGCASRFILSFKGFIVTLLINLISGITGFGFLVFVAGYTGIFCRFGGMSKEVEGKTAFAGPATNLVLAILALLIISFVPLPNLFLKYLFAEIFEFNSYVAFFNLIPIPPLDGQKVLRWNPAVWGLALVFSLILTFIPYYII
- a CDS encoding rhomboid family intramembrane serine protease, translated to MKSTVVLIISITIGYIIGQILSLQSSFLLYYLIQINYLILKYGFYWQLLTSIFITPSFFDWAFNAIALYFIYWLYKSQAGKLEYLVFLLSGIVGNLFSLFLYSPLTASAGASGGIFGLFAYYAVSDYLKDKQVNKIAIILLLAVFIMSDTLPFFDVDIWAHTGGILTGVLLSLLLFKIYETRRTV
- a CDS encoding adenylate kinase family protein, translating into MIIIITGTPGTGKSTIVDLLSKTLGYEKLHVSSFLIQNKVFSEYDELHQSYIIDEEKAIQLLDEYIKARNIVIETIYPSLISHADKVIVLRKDPRLLYEELRKRGWNELKVAENVMAEILGVISSEAKEYFTKVCEINVTNRKPEEVVERVLKEQCEEIDWLSIEEIGDLLISLDKIISSYEDSISDE
- a CDS encoding Mrp/NBP35 family ATP-binding protein, with protein sequence MSSNNPFRISSPQPSSRQPRDLRKVNQQIQAADLKIQMKMKMVKYKIAVLSGKGGVGKSFVSSNLAMALAAAGRSVGIVDVDFHGPSVPKMLGVRGQYLTADDKGGINPVVGPFGIKVVSIDFLLPRDDTPVVWRGAIKHTAIKQFLGDVNWGELDYLVIDMPPGTGDEALSVAQLVPNLTGMVIVTIPSEVSTLAVKKSINFAKTINAKILGVIENMSYFICPSDGKPYYIFGEGKGKQMAEEMGVPLLGQIPLDPIVAQANDLGEPFFLKYPDNPASKEFMKIADQIIHIIENSNQ
- a CDS encoding helix-turn-helix domain-containing protein, which gives rise to MSIEITEKSVIFKRFLAVAYGLSEAEIEAFLKIMESKEGKNVDTISSELGISKSRASLILKKLSDAGLIEKEKSGNNKGGRPKFMYYVNRDEIRAKLEKKANELCNELKQLISSLS
- a CDS encoding 5-formyltetrahydrofolate cyclo-ligase, whose product is MQSKSEIREKIWKLLEETNIASFPRPVFSRIPNFKGADEAARKLAETKEFTKAKIVKVNPDSPQRPVRELVLKSGKLLIVPTPRLKGEFYLLDPNKIDNIKDATKISGFFKYGEVVDLYSIPKVDLIVAGSVAVTLTGDRVGKGEGYSELEFAILRELGKVDEYTPIATTVHDVQIVDFIPAEPYDVPVDIITTPTKVIYTKRSREKPKGIYLEYLTKEKIEETPFLKKYLAQRGYKLF
- a CDS encoding LysE family translocator, whose translation is MNIFYDYALGIIMGLSIAAPPGPINAMMAHESVKSSFHGTAVGAGAMTADFIFFWVSLFFKSLIPQSILVIFYFIGGAYMLYLAYGVLKIKGFKTTIKGSYIKGLTTALVNPYQISWWIAFGIPMLQQFSIFIAPGFFTGIIIWIFLFPKLINKIGENYVVAVKMFSFVVLLAFGIYILYQGIHAIKI
- a CDS encoding DUF72 domain-containing protein, producing MIKIGTCGFTYKHFNYFDVVEVQQTFYDVVSEETLNKWRKQGKNIEFTIKALQVITHEYNRTTYKKMKSDFGNKENFGFFKPTKEVFEAYEVTLKEAKILNAKVIIFQTPSSFLPTEENVKNLKNFFSSTDPSFIYGWEPRGEEWYKGDLLSKIFSELNIIHVVDPFRHISLTKKKYYRLHGIGKGEVNYSYKYTDEDLKKLAEIVMQEKEDVYVLFNNIYSFDDALRFKKLIKDLNMQ
- the cbp1 gene encoding CRISPR DNA repeat-binding protein Cbp1 encodes the protein MTEKEVIERIVEMYNSGRTIREISNELKMSYGKVRNILIKEGVRMRNKVPKETVEKIIELAKQGYSARKISKELNMNETTVLRILKEHNLGKRIKRITKEEIEEILRMYRENKSIYEIAKKLNRSTNLIVYYLKKYKAIRESSSTSP
- a CDS encoding tryptophan--tRNA ligase, which gives rise to MAQDFNVTPWEVKGKVDYDKLIVQFGTQKITPELKEKIKNLIHDELHVMLRRDVFFSHRDLDLILKDYQEGKGFFLYTGRAPSLGMHIGHLIPFIFTKWLQDKFNVNLYIEVTDDEKFMRNPEYTLDQTRQWAYDNILDIIAVGFNPDKTFIFQDTEYIRNMYPIAIKIAKKLTFSEVRATFGLDTSSNIGIIWYPALQIAPTMFEKKRCLIPAGIDQDPYWRLQRDIAESLGYYKAAQIHSKFIPPLTGPEGKMSSSQPETAIYLTDDPKTVERKIMKYAFSGGQPTIELHRKYGGNPDIDVSFQWLYMFFEPDDNKIKKIEEDYRSGALLSGELKQILIEKLNDFLEQHRQKREEAKKLVNVFKYEGELAREMWKKIHE
- the cdvB1/B2 gene encoding cell division protein CdvB1/B2 codes for the protein MSISTSGSSLKVGILNILLVTLIFKPILRVKPLYKTNVPRYKLPMLGKEDFQKIWAGNEKVKIPKSKEPLKYRLIQAQYKIRSMISRLDSYIAKMQERDRTLFERVVEAQMSKDHTRAAMYANEVAEIRKITKQLITTQIALEQVELRLETVGELGDIYVNLIPVMGVISELKTALKGVMPELSIELGELGDSLQEVVIEAGEFSGVGGVGVTSSPEARKILEEASMIAEQKMKEQFPELPAGGLASSQKS
- the alaXM gene encoding alanyl-tRNA editing protein AlaXM, yielding MVEKLYLTDCYIKEFKAKITKIEGNLVFLDKTAFYPGGGGVENDKGFLSFNGGKVEVTNVKEVDNDVAHEVSSIPFKVGDEITGIIDWGRRYKMMRLHTASHIIASIAYSKYNAKVTGGNISPEYAKDDFDVDDKNKLLEIVKEANEIAKKSIPVKIYFLKREEALKIPGIVKLAEKMPPNIDLWRIVEIEGIDIQADGGPHVSNTSEIGEIVPIKVENRGKGKKRIYYTVKP
- a CDS encoding GtrA family protein; amino-acid sequence: MLEKVIKYTIVGGLGTIVNEGVLLLTKAYIPIAISLALAIEVSILFNFILNDVWTFREMRKGKIVTRMWKFHVSSLVGGIVQYVIVIGLVVLLIHYGNITQLLFLLFFSTLHLSSIYLAAINFLGIIGGFGVRFVLSIKYVWG